From a region of the Hippopotamus amphibius kiboko isolate mHipAmp2 chromosome 3, mHipAmp2.hap2, whole genome shotgun sequence genome:
- the SLC15A3 gene encoding solute carrier family 15 member 3: MPGPRSRGEPGESEERRPLLARRPRRPRRWWQAAAAAVLVVEMLERAAFFGVAGNLVLYLNNADFHWAGEQASRAALVFLGASYLLAPVGGWLADVYLGRYRAITLSLLVYLAASVLLAATAYPDGRSSFCGEISPVPLRPACHSPDCGHTSPPPYCAPTLYAVLLLLALAASSVRSNLTSFGADQVMDLGRHANRRFFNWFYWSINVGAVLSLLVLAFIQQNINFLLGYGIVVGCVGLAFFIFLFATPSFITKPPTGSQVSSMLKLALQKCCPWLWHRHSARDPPGAQLLPDQRSPQPGASPQEDIANFQVLVKILPVMVTLVPYWMVYFQMQSTYVLQGLHLRIPNIFPDYPANRSTALKTQSSSGYKIPEAWLLLANVVVLLILVPVKDHLLDPLLLRCKLLPSALQKMALGMFFGFTSVIVAGVLEMERLEYIHNNQTVSQQIGQNTYYAAPLSIWWQTPQYLLIGISEIFASIPGLEFAYSEAPRSMQGAMMGIFFCLSGVGSLLGSSLVALLSLPGGWLHCPEDSGNINKCRMDLYFFLLAGIQAAAALLFIGIAGRYERVAQGPASQSCPKRDGG, translated from the exons ATGCCCGGGCCGCGCTCCCGGGGGGAGCCCGGCGAGTCCGAGGAGCGCCGGCCGCTGCTGGCGCGCAGGCCGCGAAGGCCCCGACGGTGGTggcaggcggcggcggccgcggtgCTGGTCGTGGAGATGCTGGAGCGCGCCGCCTTCTTCGGCGTCGCGGGCAACCTCGTGCTCTACCTGAACAACGCCGACTTCCACTGGGCGGGCGAGCAGGCGTCCCGCGCCGCGCTCGTCTTCCTGGGCGCCTCCTACCTGCTGGCGCCCGTGGGCGGCTGGCTGGCCGACGTGTACCTGGGCCGCTACCGAGCCATCACGCTCAGCCTGCTGGTCTACCTGGCCGCCTCCGTCCTGCTGGCCGCCACCGCCTACCCCGACGGCCGCAGCTCCTTCTGCGGCGAGATCAGCCCTGTGCCGCTGAGGCCCGCCTGCCACTCGCCCGACTGCGGGCACACCTCGCCACCTCCCTACTGCGCGCCCACCCTCTACGCGGTGCTGCTGCTGCTCGCCCTGGCCGCCAGCTCGGTCAGGAGCAACCTCACCTCTTTCGGTGCCGACCAG GTGATGGATCTTGGCCGCCATGCCAACCGCCGCTTCTTCAACTGGTTTTATTGGAGCATCAACGTGGGTGCTGTGCTGTCGTTGCTGGTGCTGGCCTTTATCCAACAAAACATCAACTTCCTACTGGGCTACGGCATCGTCGTGGGCTGTGTGGGCCTGGccttcttcatcttcctctttGCCACCCCCAGCTTCATCACCAAGCCCCCCACAGGCAGCCAAGTGTCCTCCATGCTCAAACTTGCTCTCCAAAAGTGCTGTCCCTGGCTGTGGCACCGACACTCGgccag AGACCCTCCAGGTGCCCAGTTGCTACCTGACCAGAGGTCTCCCCAGCCTGGTGCTTCCCCACAAGAAGACATCGCCAACTTCCAGGTGCTGGTGAAGATCTTGCCTGTCATGGTGACCTTGGTGCCCTACTGGATGGTATACTTCCAG ATGCAGTCCACGTATGTCCTGCAAGGTCTTCACCTCCGTATCCCAAACATCTTCCCAGACTACCCTGCCAACAGATCCACGGCTCTGAAAACCCAGAGCAGCAGCGGCTACAAG ATCCCAGAAGCCTGGCTCCTCCTGGCCAACGTGGTGGTGTTGCTAATACTGGTGCCCGTGAAGGACCACCTGCTCGATCCTTTACTGCTGCGCTGCAAGCTGCTTCCCTCGGCTCTGCAGAAGATGGCGCTGGGGATGTTCTTTGGTTTCACCTCGGTCATTGTGGCAG GAGTCCTGGAGATGGAGCGTTTAGAGTACATCCATAACAACCAGACAGTGTCACAGCAGATTGGGCAGAACACGTACTACGCAGCACCACTGTCCATCTGGTGGCAGACCCCTCAGTATCTGCTTATTGGGATCAGCGAGATTTTTGCCAGCATCCCAG GCCTGGAGTTTGCATACTCAGAGGCCCCGCGCTCCATGCAGGGTGCCATGATGGGCATTTTCTTCTGCCTGTCCGGGGTGGGCTCGCTGTTGGGCTCCAGCCTGGTGGCACTGCTGTCACTGCCGGGGGGCTGGCTGCACTGCCCGGAGGACTCTG GGAACATCAACAAATGCCGGATGGACCTCTACTTCTTCCTGCTGGCTGGCATTCAGGCTGCCGCCGCCTTGCTGTTCATTGGGATCGCTGGTCGCTACGAGAGGgtggcccagggcccagcctcccaAAGCTGTCCAAAGAGGGACGGTGGCTGA